The Echinicola rosea genome has a segment encoding these proteins:
- a CDS encoding glycosyltransferase family 4 protein produces the protein MATNLSSTTFATSNNNKTEIETKTVPKSDMKVLFVSSGNLKNFDVAPFIKVQGDSLINENIEVDYFRVVGKGLKGYFSNVKRLKEHLKRNSYDLIHAHFTLSAWVAVLAKPNLPIVLSLMGTDAYGRVNKLSQNKPSLNYLTILSLLIQPFVKKIISKSPNIEQVVWQKGKSHLLPNGVNMEDLLPYENDFKKELNLSPEKKYVLFLGNPKDLRKNYKQLQTIKEQLAEKNIEVIAPYPISHNLISKYLNSVDALIMCSFQEGSPNVVKEAMACNCKGVFTDVGDVRYLVNNTKGYFICDFTPEDLFEKIIKVVSLEECAGRTRLFELGLSLPKVATKLKNIYLSVLR, from the coding sequence ATGGCAACTAATTTAAGTTCAACCACTTTTGCCACTTCCAATAACAATAAAACAGAGATTGAAACAAAAACAGTCCCTAAAAGTGATATGAAAGTCTTATTTGTTTCTTCTGGTAACCTGAAAAACTTCGATGTGGCCCCCTTTATAAAAGTGCAAGGCGATTCATTGATTAATGAAAATATTGAAGTGGACTATTTTAGGGTTGTTGGAAAAGGTCTTAAAGGCTATTTTTCCAATGTTAAACGTTTGAAAGAACATTTAAAAAGAAATAGCTACGATCTTATTCATGCACATTTTACCCTTTCAGCATGGGTGGCGGTATTAGCAAAACCAAATCTTCCCATAGTCTTGTCACTGATGGGCACTGATGCCTATGGAAGGGTTAATAAATTATCCCAAAACAAACCCAGCCTCAATTACCTCACCATATTGAGCCTTCTGATACAGCCATTTGTAAAAAAAATCATATCAAAATCGCCAAATATTGAACAGGTAGTATGGCAGAAGGGGAAGAGCCATCTCCTGCCAAACGGAGTAAATATGGAAGATTTACTCCCCTATGAAAATGACTTCAAGAAGGAACTAAACCTCTCTCCTGAAAAAAAATATGTTCTATTTCTGGGCAACCCAAAAGACCTTAGAAAAAACTACAAACAATTACAAACCATTAAAGAGCAGCTGGCGGAAAAGAATATAGAGGTAATAGCCCCCTACCCAATAAGCCATAATCTTATCTCAAAATACCTCAATTCTGTAGATGCATTGATCATGTGCTCGTTTCAAGAAGGCTCTCCCAATGTCGTGAAAGAAGCCATGGCCTGCAATTGTAAAGGGGTATTTACAGATGTAGGGGATGTTCGATACCTAGTCAATAACACTAAAGGTTATTTTATATGTGATTTTACCCCGGAAGACCTTTTTGAAAAAATAATAAAAGTAGTATCTTTAGAAGAATGTGCAGGTCGTACACGATTATTTGAATTAGGCCTGTCGCTACCAAAGGTAGCTACTAAACTAAAAAACATTTATTTGTCAGTTTTGCGATAA